The Treponema medium genome has a window encoding:
- the fabF gene encoding beta-ketoacyl-ACP synthase II: MRRVVITGLGAVSALGNTVAEIWEGIKAGRCGIDKITVNYDPGDDRVRIAAECKEFDPAAFMDKKDARKMARFSQFAVAAAVQAVADAGLSKETIEGDRTGVMIGNGIGGFEIHESSFKKYFEAGHSRIPPLAIPLLIPNEAAGNVSMHFGLHGVSWTITTACASSTDALGNALDLIRSGRMDMCLAGGTEAAITGFGINAFSVLQTLASDYNDEPHKACCPFDKKRSGFVMGEGAGILILEEYEHAKKRGAKIYAELAGYGGSSDAYHLTSPDPSGISGALAMTKALEDAGVKPEDVQYYNAHGTSTPINDPSETAMIKKAFGQHAYNLKISSTKSMIGHCLGAAGALEAIICVKAIGEGFCPPTVNLTEPDLEAGCDLNYLPQKGVSCTIDCAASGSLGFGGHNGVLVFKKVK, translated from the coding sequence ATGAGAAGAGTTGTAATTACCGGACTTGGCGCCGTTTCCGCTTTGGGAAATACGGTTGCGGAAATATGGGAAGGAATAAAAGCAGGCCGCTGCGGAATCGATAAGATTACCGTCAACTACGACCCCGGAGATGATAGGGTTAGAATTGCGGCTGAATGTAAAGAGTTTGATCCTGCCGCGTTTATGGATAAAAAGGATGCCCGTAAGATGGCGCGCTTTTCGCAGTTTGCAGTGGCGGCCGCGGTACAGGCAGTCGCAGATGCCGGACTTTCAAAAGAAACGATAGAGGGCGACCGTACCGGTGTGATGATCGGAAATGGCATCGGCGGTTTTGAAATCCATGAAAGTTCGTTCAAAAAATACTTTGAAGCGGGTCACTCGCGGATACCGCCTCTCGCTATTCCGCTGCTCATTCCGAACGAGGCAGCAGGCAACGTCAGTATGCATTTCGGACTGCACGGCGTTTCGTGGACAATTACGACGGCCTGTGCTTCCAGTACCGACGCTTTGGGCAATGCACTTGATTTAATCCGTTCGGGTAGAATGGATATGTGTCTTGCAGGAGGAACCGAGGCCGCAATTACAGGGTTCGGTATCAATGCGTTCAGCGTACTGCAAACGCTCGCGTCGGACTATAACGATGAACCGCACAAAGCCTGCTGCCCCTTTGATAAAAAGCGCTCGGGTTTTGTGATGGGGGAAGGCGCAGGTATACTCATTCTTGAAGAATACGAACATGCAAAGAAGCGTGGGGCAAAGATATATGCGGAGCTTGCAGGCTACGGCGGCTCCTCCGATGCATATCATCTGACCAGCCCCGACCCTTCCGGTATCAGTGGCGCTTTGGCGATGACGAAGGCCTTGGAAGACGCGGGGGTAAAACCGGAAGATGTGCAGTATTATAACGCGCATGGAACATCTACTCCGATCAACGACCCCTCCGAAACCGCGATGATTAAAAAAGCTTTCGGGCAACATGCGTATAACCTGAAAATTTCTTCCACGAAGTCGATGATTGGACACTGTTTGGGAGCTGCCGGCGCGTTGGAGGCAATTATCTGCGTAAAAGCAATTGGAGAAGGCTTCTGTCCGCCCACCGTGAACTTAACGGAACCTGATTTGGAAGCAGGGTGCGATTTGAATTACCTGCCGCAAAAAGGCGTTTCCTGCACAATCGATTGCGCCGCATCCGGTTCGCTCGGTTTCGGCGGCCACAACGGCGTGTTAGTGTTCAAAAAAGTAAAATAA
- the fabG gene encoding 3-oxoacyl-ACP reductase FabG translates to MLLQGKKALVTGSSRGIGREIVRRFLEEGAEIWGLCTKPSQGKAEMEAFAAQHNSVFHEIYADCGNAEELTATVKEALKQSGGFHILVNNAGITRDGLSFRMPQDDWDAVLRVNLTGAFLTSQIVSSDMLRKREGSIINMASIVGLHGQGGQVNYAASKAGLIGMTKSLAKEIGSRGVRVNAIAPGYIETDMTSSLPEDMRKNWIETAIPLKRGGTPLDVANAAVFLASDLSVYITAQVLGVDGGMGA, encoded by the coding sequence ATGTTATTACAAGGGAAAAAAGCATTGGTAACCGGTTCTTCACGCGGAATCGGGAGAGAGATAGTCCGTCGCTTTCTGGAAGAAGGAGCTGAGATATGGGGGCTTTGCACAAAACCATCGCAAGGAAAGGCGGAAATGGAAGCCTTCGCCGCACAGCACAATAGCGTATTCCACGAGATATACGCCGACTGCGGAAATGCCGAAGAACTGACCGCTACGGTAAAAGAGGCGCTCAAGCAATCCGGTGGATTCCATATTTTAGTCAACAACGCCGGAATTACGCGGGACGGACTGTCGTTCCGTATGCCGCAGGATGATTGGGACGCTGTATTGCGCGTCAATTTGACTGGGGCTTTTTTAACATCGCAAATTGTCTCTTCCGATATGCTGCGGAAGCGGGAAGGTTCCATTATCAATATGGCCAGTATCGTCGGTCTGCACGGACAAGGCGGGCAGGTTAACTATGCGGCAAGTAAGGCAGGCTTAATCGGTATGACCAAAAGCCTTGCAAAGGAGATCGGCAGCAGAGGGGTGCGTGTCAATGCGATTGCGCCCGGCTATATCGAAACGGATATGACTTCGTCATTACCGGAAGATATGCGGAAGAATTGGATAGAAACGGCTATTCCTCTAAAACGCGGAGGTACGCCGCTTGATGTTGCAAATGCGGCTGTCTTTTTAGCATCCGATTTATCCGTGTATATTACCGCGCAGGTACTCGGTGTAGACGGCGGTATGGGCGCCTAA